The genomic stretch TTGTCTCGCTGCTGACTGGCACGCAGGTGCGTCCACTAACGGCGATGACAGGAGAGATCACGCTGAGCGGCAACGTGCTTCCCGTGGGCGGAATCAAGGAGAAGGTTCTCGCAGCGAAGCGCGCCGGGGTTCGCGATGTAATTCTACCGGCCGAAAACCGGCAGAACGTCGAAGAGGACCTCACGCCTCAACAACTCGAAGGCGTGCAGATTCACTATGTCAACAGCATCGACGAAGCTCTCAGCATCGCGCTGCCGCACGATGAAACCGAAGCCAAGCACGACGCTGAAGAACGTGAGCAAGTGCTGCAACACGTCGGATAAATCACTAATGCAGTTTCTAAGCCGGCCCGGTGGTCGGCTTTCTGTACTATGCACATCGAATTGCCACCTTAACGAATGGGCGCATTACGCTAGTCCGAAAGATTGAATGTTTTAGTCCACACGTTCAAACCGTGGGGTTTGGGTTAACTCTCCCGGGGCTGTTCACTGATCGGGAACAAAATTGACATTTCCGCCCCAATTCACCTATAGTTTTGACACCGCGATGCAAGAGAATCGATTTACGAGCTTCTTTACCTACCGCTACTGGTACTTTACGAGTAGCGGCAGCGGGGAAGCGCGTGCATGCGGACGAAATTCATAACGTAATCGTTTAGCAATCACAGAAGCACCCGAAGCCGCGACTCACAAAGTCGCGGCTTTTGCTTTCTGCGATCCCAAAGGAGACCGAAAGTGATCATCAACATGGTAGAAGGCGCAACCGAAGTCGAGATTCAGCACATTATCGACAGTGTGGTGCTGTGCGGCTATCAGCCGCACGTAATTCGCGGAACAGAGCGCACCATCGTCGCCGCCGTAGGCAGCGGCGGCAATCGTGCTCAACTCGAGGCGCTGAAGAGCGCGCCGGGCGTGGAAGATGCAATTGCGATCGCGCATCCATTTAAGCTCGTGAGCCGGCAAGTGAGGAAGGAATCGAGTGTGGTGGATGTCGCGGGTGTGAAGGTAGGCGGCGAGCACATTGTGATCATCGCTGGGCCATGTTCAGTCGAGTCGCGCGAGCAGATGTTGGAAACCGCGGTAGGTGTGAAAAAGGCCGGCGCTCGGATGCTGCGCGGCGGAGCATATAAGCCGCGTACGTCTCCTTACGACTTCCAGGGACTCGGCGTAGAAGCGCTGAAGATCCTTGCCGAGGCGCGCAAAGTAACCGGCCTTCCCATCGTCACCGAAGTGATGAGCACCGAAGATGTTGACCTCATCTCGGAGTACGCCGATGTCCTGCAGGTGGGTGCCCGCAATATGCAAAATTTTGCACTACTACGCCGCTTGGCCAAAGCAGAACGGCCCATCCTGTTGAAGCGTGGGCCTTCCGCCACAGTGAAAGAATGGCTACTCGCTGCAGAATATCTGCTGGCTGGTGGAAACTCGCAGGTAATCCTCTGCGAGCGTGGCATCAAGACTTTCGAAACCGAACTGCGCAATACCTTCGATCTGGCAGCGATCGCGTTGGCGAAAGAACTGTCGCATCTGCCGGTAATCGCCGATCCATCGCACGGAACCGGGCGCCGCAGCTTAGTGTGCGCGACATCAAAGGCGGCAATCGCCGTTGGGGCAGATGGCCTGATTGTGGAGGTCCATCCCTGCCCTGAGCGAGCGCTCTCTGACGGACCACAATCGCTCACGTTGGCAGGATTCTCTGCGATGATCGAAAGCCTGTCGCAACCGCTACGCCGAGTGGCAGAGTTGGAAATGGCAGCTACGGCTTAGATATCCCGTAACATCACGGCGGTTACGCGGAGACTCTGCGGGTTCAGATCTCTTGGCCCGCACTCCGCGTTAAGGCCGCGATGCGTCGCGTAGGGTTTTGCGCACGGCCAGTAACTATCAAATGGCCCGCCGAACGAGAAATTCACTTGCTTTCGGCGGTTCAGCTACTTACTATGTTGAGGCCCACTTCCCCCCGTCGAAGCCCTTTTCAAAGTCACTACAGGTACGTCTATGCGCATCCATCAGCTTGGGTGTCGGTACGTTTGCACGCAATCTCCCGACGGGGAGCTTCGGTATCTGCGCGCAACGCGACTCTCTTCTCTTCGTCTGTTCTGGATCTTCCGCAATTTCGCTGATCTGCATCAGCACGTCCTAAGTCCGCGTCAACTTCAGCTGATTCTGAATTGCCAAGCACTGGACAACAATACCAGCATTAGTCCCGAAGAGTTGATCGGAACGATTGAACTTTCGGCAGGACCAACGAAGGGATTCGAAACGAAATCGCGTCCGCCGATTAGAGCGATGCAACCAGTAGCTCACGCGCCCATACGAAGCCGATCATTTGCGATTAGCGCAATTGCCACCGCAGCCGCAATCATCTTTGCAGCCGTGACGTTCTCAGTTGCTCAGGCGCACTGGAACGGCGATCTTGGCGAGATGGGTTCCAGATCGAAACAGATCGCCAAGTCCCTCCTCCCGCGAGTACATGGTGCGCTGAGATTTCGAATCGTAGAACCTGAACAGGCCAAAGCACAGAAGCCGTTCTCGAACACAGAACAGGTCGGCTCCTTGCCCTCTCCCAATGCCGTGTGGGCAAAAGGCGAAACCCAAGTGGGCGTGATGGATGGAAAAGCGCTAACGCCTGGCGGAGCCACTCTTCAATCCGCCGCTTACAAATACAGTTCGGCAAGCGAGTCCGCAGTGACTCCGGATGTTGGGGCCACTTTCCCGCACTCTTTACCGAAACACAGTTCCGCCTGGGTACATCATTCCGATCCAGTTCCTCAGATCCTTCCGCCGGCGGGACCGCCTGAAAGCCATCCCGTGCTGGATGACTTCTCCTCGGTTGTGCGGGACACAGAAGTACTCCTCCGCGCGATCGTTTCGCCCGAAGGACGAGTCAAGGAAGTAAAGCTGCTACACGGCGACGCAACGCTCGGGCGCGAGGCTGCCCGGATTGTGAGATCCTGGCGCTACGCTTCCCGAACCGGGAACACAGACTGTGAGAGCAGAGTTCGTTTCAAATTCACGAGCGATGTGACGACCGTGTCGTTTCTCGATTCCGGGTTGCCAGTCCAGAACCGGTAGACTGTACACTAACAACCATCAGGAGAGAACAGCTGTAGCCCGGGGAACGTCAATCCTTCTCCCACTCCTCCAGCGGAATCGCCGGAGTAATGATGTCTCCAATGATTTTTACTTTTCCTCGCATGAATCCAAATATGTCATCGGGTCGTGAGTTGATGGGTACGAGCTTTGCTAGAGGCTTTCCGCGTTTGGTGATAATTACAGGCTCGCATTTCGAATGCACCTCATCTATCACGGCGAGGCACTTAGTCTTAAAGACTCTCGCAGGCATTGTTCTTGTCTTCATCAGTTCACCGCGGCAGTATGACCATACCTGAGAACAATTGAAAGCACGTTCTCGCTACTGTAGAGCGATTTGGAAATACGCGCACGCTTTTTCGCGCAGTCATCTCTGGGCGCAACGATGAAGTGTCGATTTTGCACGCTCTTGGGCTGCGCTCTGCCTAGTAGAGCAAGTACCAGAATGGCCCTTCAATGGGTCCGAGCGGCAGCCGCCTGCCGAATAGTCTTTTTTCGAACGGTCAATCGCTCTATTAGGTCAGTCTTTACGTCATATCCGCGTCCAGGTTTGTCGGAGATCGTAATAGTGCCTTTTGCAGACACGACTACTTCGGGATCAATGATGTCTTCTTTCCAGTATCGCTTTGAAGCCGACACATCTCCGGGCAAAGAGAAGTTTGGCAGGGTGGACAGCGCGACGTTATGCGAGCGGCCGATACCGCTCTCCAGCATGCCACCGCACCAAACTGGAATGTTGTTTATCTGCGCGACATCCTGAACGGCAATCGCTTCGCTGAATCCGCCAACTCGTCCGACTTTGATGTTGATGATCCCGCAGGAACCCAGTTCGATTGCAGCGCGCGCGCTGCGCGCGTGATGGATTGCTTCATCAAGACAGATTCGCGTTTTCAGTGCTTTCTGCAGGCGAGCGTGGAAGTAAAAATCATCGTTCCACAACGGCTGCTCGATCATCAGCAGATTGAAGCGATCGAACTGTTTCAGGTGGTCAAGATCTTCGAGCGTGTAAGCCGAGTTGGCATCGCAACTAAGCAGGATCTGCGGCCAGCGCTCGCGAACACGCTCGAAGATCTTGATGTCCCATCCGGGCTTGCATTTCACTTTGATCCGCTGATAGCCGGATGCCAGTTCGGACTCAATCTTGTCCATAAGCTGCTCGTGCGTATCCTGAATTCCCAGCGACACGCCGCAGGCAATCTCTTTTCGAGTCCCGCCGAGCAATTTCCATAATGGGACATTCTTGATCTGCGCCTCTGCATCCCATACCGCGTTTTCAAGCGCTGCCTTGGCCATGCGATGGCCGCGCACTCGTCGAAGCAGCGCAGGGACATCGCGTCCGGACGCGATCTCGCGATTCAGCAGTGCAGGAGCCAATTCTTCTGAAATCGCATACCACGCAGTTCCAATGGACTCTTCGCTGTAAAAGGGATGCTCACCGGCAACGCATTCGCCCCACGCCGTAATGCCGTCGAGCTGCAGCTCAACCAGCATCACGCGCCGTTCCGTAGTGCGGCCGAAGCTGGTCTCGAAGAAATGCACCAGCGGCATGTGCAGCTCGCGAATCGTGATGCTTTCTATCTGCATGACGGCTCCGCTTCCCGTTCCGGGGCCGTACTGAATTCAAATTTCTCCCGCGGCTGAGCGAGTAAGAAGGTTCCATTCCCCACCGGATCGCGGCGGTAGCCAAGAACAGCCAGCCCGCTGGAAAACGCATTGAGAAATTGCTGTCGATTCGCGAGCTGTACCTCGCGTGCTCGATCGCGATTCGCCGGATCGGCTTTCCATGCATAAATCTCCGCGGGTACAGTGATGGTCTTTTCTGGATCGACTTGGAGACGAATTCCATCCTCCAGAAGGTCACTCACTCGCTTCGACTTGAGCCACCACTCGGCAACGCAACGGTCCGTCGGCAATCCGCCTTGAAGCGGAGAAGACGAAGTTCCATATTGGTTGAGCGTGTACCGCCGCACGACAGCGCCCAGCTTCTCGATGTTCAGATAAGCATTCTTGATTTCCAGCGGATCGAAGGTCCACTCCATCAACTCGAAGCCTCGCGTGATCGCTTCATCGCGCTGCGCCAGCTTGAGACGCCGTCCCAGTCCGAGATTGCGATACTGCTCCCGCACGGCCAGCATGTGCGAATGGAGATAGGCATTCCCGTTTCGCGCCCCGGGAATTGAAAGCGCGAATCCAACCAGAGTGGAATTGTCGAAAGCTCCGATGATTTGCCCGCCAATCTTGCCGGCCACGACAAACATCCGTACCGGAATCAGATCGGCATCGGAAAAGCTCCAAACTTCCTTTTGCAAATTGACGCACGCCTGAAATTCGGCGATCTCCCTGCAGTGGCGCAGCTCGATCGAATCTGCGGACTGAGGATTGGGCGCGGAAGCAGTTTTGCTCACTGCTTCACCTCCTCGCCAATCTTCGAGTTCTGCCACAGCTCTTCCATTTGTTCGATGTTCATTTCTTCCAATTTTTTCCCTTGAGATTTTGCCGCTGATTCCATCGCCTCAAAGCGTCGCCGAAATTTGCGTATAGTTCGCCGCAATGCCGATTCCGGATCCACGTCAAGAAATCGTGCCAGGTTGACAAGCACGAAAAACAAGTCCCCCAGCTCTCCTTCGACGTATTCGTGCAACGCCGGCGCAATCGGAGTCGCTCGCGATCCGGCATCGCCACCACCTGGCCGAATCGGCTCTGGGATTTGATCGACGTTCTCCTTTAGCTCGGCAACTTCTTCCTGCAGCTTATCGAAGATGCCGGAAATATCCGGCCAGTCAAAGCCCACCGATGCCGCCTTGCGGCTGATCTTGCCCGCTTCAAGCAGCGCCGGCATCGAGCGCGAAACGCTGCTCAAAAGAGGTTTATCGTCCGGCTCTTCTGTTGCCTTCGCGGCCTTCTCAGCTTTCTTTAGCGCTTCCCAATTTCGAACAACTTCCTTCGCTGTTTCGGCCTTCACGTCCCCAAAAACATGCGGATGTCGGTCCACTAATTTATTTGAAAGCCGATCGAGAACATCGTTGATGGAAAAATGGCCGGCTTCCCGCGCCATCTCTGAGTAGAAGAGAACCTGTAAAAGAAGATCGCCTAATTCACCCGGCAGCTCCTGCCAGTCGCGATTCTCAATGGCCTCAAACACCTCATACGTCTCTTCGAGCGTGTAGGGCTTGATCGAATCGAAGGTCTGCTCGCGGTCCCACGGGCAGCCTCCCGGCGCGCGCAGACGAGCCATGATGTTCACGGCTCGCTCAAACTTCTCACCAGTGGACATGAAGCTAATCTAAATGACGCGCCTGCGATTGTCAGCGTTACTGCCGGTGCGCTCGCGACTCGCTATGCTGTTGGCCGTGAAGGCACACACGGAATATCTGAAGTTCAACACCAAGAAGCATCGCGACTACATTCACATCACACCACAGGTCGAAGCGGCAGTACGCAAAAGCGGCGTGCAGGAAGGACTGGCGTTCGTCTCGGCAATGCACATCACCGCTGCCGTTTATGTGAATGACAACGAGTCCGGGCTCATCCAGGACATCGATGAGTGGCTGGAGAAGCTTGCCCCTTTTCGCCAGAACTACCGTCACCATCAGACAGGCGAGGACAACGGCGACTCACATCTCAAGAGCCTTCTTCTGCATCAGTCTGTGACGCTTCCGATCACCAAAGGCAAACTTGATCTCGGAACATGGCAGCGGGTCTTCTACGCAGAGTTCGACGGACAGCGCGAAAAGCGGGTGATCGTGAAGATCATCGGTGAATGAATTCCGTGCCGGATTCGGATTACAATTCGCTGTCTAACACGCCGGCAAGGCAAATGATTTCTTCAACTTTCGCGCGCGCTTGCTGGTGGCTCCCGATCGCGCTGCTAGCTGCAACAGCTCTAAGCGCACAACAGAATCCACCCGCTTCACGGAACTTCTCGGAGCGATTGGCCTTTGGAAAATCGATGTACGTGAAGAACGCGCACGGCGGAAATATCGCCTTCGAGGCGATCAGCACGGATTTGCAAAACTGGGGCAGATTCACAATTACGGATGCTCCCGACAGAGCCGACTTCGTGGCGGAAGTCACATGCTACGAGTCCGGCTCGGTAAGCCTCGGCGGCAACACATCAGCTCCATACGACCGGTCGGCCCAATCAGGTGTACGCAAAGATTTCTCTTCATCATCAGTGACCCTGAAGGTATACGAGACAAAGACGAATCGAGAACTTTGGACAGGATCGGAAAAGATCAAGTCAGCCTTCAAGAAAAAGACCGAGCAGGACAACGTGGTCGCTGCGGCCGAGAAGTTATTTGTACGCTTTCATGATGCAGTCGAGCCGACAGACACACCCTGACTTTTCAAATATTCCCAAGCGTTTTTCATAAATAGACATTTTTATTGACCAGTCATAAAATATAGTCAATAATGAAACCTATCTATGAAAACCATGAATGCCTCCAAATTCAAGGAACAATGCCTGGCGGTTTTAGAAAACCTTGATCCGGATGGAGTCGTCATCACAAAACATGGAAAACCGGTCGCGAGGGTGATCCCGGAAAGTTCAAATTGTGCTGATTTGATCGGCAGCATGAAAGGAAAAATAAAGATTCATGGCGACATCTTCTCGACCAGTCTCAATTGGGATGCTGAGTCTTGACACTCACGTCCTTGTCCATGCGCTCGATGGAATGCTCAATGCCGCCGAACGCAAGTTGCTTTCCCGCAATGCTTGGACAATTTCAGTTATCGTTCTTTGGGAAATCACAAAGTTGGCGCAACTCGGAAAAATCACTCTCGATCCGGCTTCACCCGAATTTACGCGCGCTCTAGCGCGCATCCACGTATGGCCTCTTGATTTAACCATTTGTCGAAAGAGTACCGAGCTCGATTTTCGCAGCGATGCGGCAGATGAAATCATTGCTGCTACGAGCATCGTTCACCAGGTTCCGTTGGTCACGAGAGATTCCCGTATTCGGAAGTCTAAGCTAGTGCCGCTGGCAATCTAATTCCAGAACTCTCATCACTCACCTTTCCACCGCAATGCGAGTCACCTCACGTCCGCAGAGCGATCTCCTTCGTAGTGCATGATGTGGTAGTAAGCCTCCCAGCCGTCCCAAAGAATCGGAGGCGAGATGTGCGTCTCTGGATCGGCGAGAAAATTGGCGAACGTCTGGACCATCTGGTGCGTGCGGTAGATTCCTGTGAGCCAGTCTCCGCGATACCAATTTTTCCACTTTCCGTATTCGCCAGCAGCTTCTGCGCGTTCAAGTTCGTCAAACGCGGCGAGCGCCTGCTTTACGTCTTCTTGAGCCTCTTGCCTGCGTCCAGCATCGGCTTCCTGGATGGATTTTGAGATAAGCAGCATGATGCGATTGCTCTGCCGATTGATCATAATCATCGCCAGCACCTCGCTCTGGTAGAAGTCGCGCCGATCTGGCGCGACCAGTGGCTCAGTCGCTAGTGCCTTCTTCCAAACCGCGTCCCACCGAGGCTGGGCATCGCCGCATTGCTGAAGTCCTCGGGCAACGGCCTGCTTCAACCATTCTTTTGGAGGTGTGGGGTTGGGACCAAATCCGAATCCGGCGCTCATGACACGCGGTGGTTCCCATTTCGGAGCTTGGCTCGGAATCGCGTAGAGCGGCGAGTCGATCATGTACGTCAGCAGCATGCGGCGGACCTCGGTGTGATAAAGCTGATCGCCGTACTCGCGGGCGGGCTCGCCAAAATGCGCGGGAGCTTTGAAATACTCCTTGTAGAGCTCAGCTAACTGCGGGGCAGCGCGCTTTCCGAACTCTTCCTCGGACCAGCTCTTATAGAAATTGTCGCTCGCCGAAGCGCTGTCGCTCGGCAGTCCCTTCCATACCGCGTCCATCACGGCGCGTATTGACATCGTGACCGGGCGAATATCGCTGGTGTTTACCAGGTAATAGTGTGTCGCACCGGCTTTGATGTAGCGTCCCAATTCGGAAAAGCTGCGCTCGATGGGAACCATCTCTGTGAGCTGATTGGCGCGGCCGTTCATCATGGCGACGTGATCGTAAATTCCCTGCCCTGAGGCCACCTCACCTTTGTCCTGGATGTATCCATAGCCGTCGTCGGCCCAGACCGTGGAGACTTCCGGCGGAATCTTCAGATCGCCGGATTGCACCAGACGCGCGCCCTCCTGCCAGAGATTGGTCACGAATTCCGCATTGGGGCGGGCCTCGCGCACAATGCGCATCTGGGCAGCGATGGCTTTGCTGATCAGCGCTCCCAAAGCCTTGTTGTTGTCGCGCACGCTGGGATCCATCGACGCATAAGTGACGTCGGACAATCCGCGCAAACCTACCGACCAGAGGACCTCTTGATTCGGCTCGTACAAATTCACCGCGTCCTTCCACGCGCGTTCGAGAATTTCGGGATGCTCCGTGTAGTTGTACGGAACGTCTTTGGGCCAGCGAGCAACGTTGAGCCCAAGTGGAATCGCGTGATGCTGAGTGACGATCAATCCGCGCGCGCCGGCGGCCCTTACCTGCGGATCGTCAGGAAAGATCCACGTGCCGGGCGCAACCATGTTGCCTTTGAGGCGAAGAGTCGTCTCAAAGATCTTGTCCCAAACCTCGAGCGAGATGCCCGTCTTGTCCTTCTTCTCTCCCGGAGCCCAGCCGGTTAGCAGGTCTTCATCGTTGATGAAGAAGCCGCGGTATTTGAATTTCGGCGCGGCGAATTTTTCGTTCAACGTGGAAGGGATTGTAATCGACGCGCGGCGCGTGGGCTCATGATCGGTCCAGTAATAAAGAGGATCCACGCCAAGATACTTTTGCGAAAACTCATACACGGCATAGATGGTGCCGCGCATATCAGCGCCGGCAAGCACGATTGCATGTGACTTTCGACTGTTCCAATTCGGATTCGCGACCGAAATAGAAAACGATTCTGCCCCGCTCAACGCCTCGGGCCGAACTGCCTCGGGAAGGTCGTTGATTGAACCGATGACGATCGTCGCCGGACCAGCTAGTTCCGTCTTGGAGACGATCCTGGGCTTCTTGCCAAAGACTTTGGCGAAATCGGACCGGAGATCTTCAGTCGCCTTCTGCAGCGGACCGGGACTGTTTTCAGAGAGCAGGATCACGGCGGAACTGTCTACCCGAAGTGTGTTGGCTGCGGTCGCGCGACCCGCGGAGTTGGTCGTTTTTTGCGCTGTGCCGAAGACTGAAATTACGCAGAACGGAACCAGGACTGCAGTTCGCACGACTTTTGGAAACGGCGCTCGCGAAAAAGTGCAACCTCTTGCGCTCATTTATGAGTCCTCGCGTGTAGCTGGGTGTGGTACGTAGAAAACAGCGAATTAGTTTAGCACTCGAACAAAATCTTTTTGTTTTTCAGCATTTCAGAGCAGCACTATTCAGGTTGTTTTTCGGAATTTTCTCAATCTGCTGTCATCCTGAGCCCCTCTTTTGGGCGAAGGATCTCCCGCGATGCTTGCAGTAGAAAAGCATGAGCGAGGCTCTCGGCCCACACGCTCAGGGATCGGTGGTCGAAGAGCCATACCGGCTGCATTGGACTCCGACAGATCGCCGGAGATCCTTCGCCCAAAGGCGGGGCTCAGGATGACAGGTATCAAGGGGTCGCGATAGATGGGAGTTCACTCGCGTCCAGATGTGCTCAACTTCCCTGCATGAGAGTCGACATCGGCTAAGATTGAGAATTCTGTGACTGCTGCGCGCAAATCATTATTGCGTCCACCCACTCTGAGCTCTGGAGACACGATCGGCATCATCGCTCCTGCCGGAGCGGTGGATCGTGCGGAATTTGCGGCGGGAGAAGCTCGCCTTCGGGAGCTTGGGTTCAAACTGGTCTACTCGGAAGCAATTTTTCAGCGCGACATGTACTTTGCAGGAGACGCGCGGCGACGCGTGGATGAACTGCACGAGATGTTTCGCGCGCCGGAAGTGAAGGCCATCCTCTGCGCTCGCGGCGGCTATGGCACCAATCACCTATTGCCGCATCTGGATTTTGAGTTGATCGCGAGCCATTCGAAAATATTCTGCGGCTATAGCGACGTAACTACGCTCACGGCTCTGTTTTTTCAGCGCATAGGGTTAATCGGCTTTCACGGTCCGATGTTGGCAAAAGATTTCGCCAAGGCCAATGGAGTGCATATTCAATCCTTTCTCCGTGCCGTTTCCGGAACCCAGCCGTGGAGTCTCGACGCCGCCGACTCCCCGGCATTGCAACCGCTCCGTCCCGGCACTGCAGAGGGACGCCTCTATGGCGGCTGTCTCTCTCTTCTCGTTGCTTCGCTGGGCACACCGTATGAGATCGAAACCGACGACGCAATCCTGTTCATCGAGGACGTCGGCGAGTGGCCCTATCGCATCGACCGCATGTTGATGCATCTTAAGTGCGCGGGCAAACTGGATGGCGTACGCGGAATTGTGTTTGGCGAAATGAAGGATTGTGAACCGCCCGCAGGCGCCGATTACACGCTTCAGCAGGTGATCACGAGAGTTCTCGACGACATGAACATTCCTATTGCTTTCGGCCTGCGCTCCGGACACGTGAGCGCGGGAAACATCACCCTGCCCGTCGGCGTGCGCGCACGACTGACTGTGAGTGATGCAGTGCAACTCGACATTCTCGAATCGGCAACTACGCCACAGGCAGTCGAAAGCAAGGCAGGCAGGAATTGAGCGAGCATCAGCGCGTCCATCTGATCGGCATCTGCGGCACGGCGATGGCCGCGCTTGCCGGCCTGCTGAAGCAAAGAGGATTTCACGTAACCGGCTCCGATGCGGCGGCGTATCCGCCCATGTCGGACCTGCTGCGCAGCATGAACATTTCGGTTTCCGAGCCTTACTCAGAGGCGAATCTCAAGCCGCGTCCCGATCTGGTAATCGTCGGCAATGCGATTTCGCGCGGCAATGTTGAACTAGAGCACGTACTCGACCACCACATTCCGTTTCGATCTCTGCCGCAAATTTTGCATGAAAGCTTTCTCCGCGGACGTGAACCGATCGTGGTCGCCGGCACCCACGGCAAAACCACGACCACATCGATGCTGTCGTGGATCTTTCAGACTGCTGGGCTGAATCCTTCATTCCTAATTGGCGGTGTGGCGGAAAATTTCGGCACCAGCTTTGCCCTGCGCCAGAGCAAGCACTTCATTCTTGAAGGCGACGAGTACGACACGGCATTCTTCGACAAGGGGCCGAAATTCCTGCACTATTTTCCTGACGCCGTGATCCTTACTTCGGTCGAATTCGATCACGCAGACATTTACAAGGACCTCGACGCGGTAAAAACATCGTTCAAACGCCTCGTGAATCTGATCCCGCGTAGCGGCTACCTGGTCGCGTATGACGAGTCGGCGAATGTGGACGACTGCATCGCTCGCGCCTTCTGCAAAGTCGAGCGCTACGGAAAAAAGCAGGGATCCGCCTGGTGCATTCGGGAAGTGAAATTCTCTCCGACCGAAACTACCTGGACGGTCGAGCGCGAAGGCCAACCATGGGCCGAGCTGCGCATGACACTCGCTGGCGAGTACAACATCCT from Terriglobales bacterium encodes the following:
- the mpl gene encoding UDP-N-acetylmuramate:L-alanyl-gamma-D-glutamyl-meso-diaminopimelate ligase, which encodes MSEHQRVHLIGICGTAMAALAGLLKQRGFHVTGSDAAAYPPMSDLLRSMNISVSEPYSEANLKPRPDLVIVGNAISRGNVELEHVLDHHIPFRSLPQILHESFLRGREPIVVAGTHGKTTTTSMLSWIFQTAGLNPSFLIGGVAENFGTSFALRQSKHFILEGDEYDTAFFDKGPKFLHYFPDAVILTSVEFDHADIYKDLDAVKTSFKRLVNLIPRSGYLVAYDESANVDDCIARAFCKVERYGKKQGSAWCIREVKFSPTETTWTVEREGQPWAELRMTLAGEYNILNATAAAAMAARYEIPILAIQEALATFKSVKRRLEVKAEVAGVTIIDDFAHHPTAIAETLKALRTRYKGRRLWAILEPRSNTLRRNIFFKELVSSLSKADEIVIASVFKAEAIPEGERLSSSALVKELKRQGHSARECKDADAIVESISPELREGDVVAILSNGGFGGIYEKLPARIATSA